CTTAAAAATAATTTGAATTATATTGATTTATGAATTAATTTCTAATTAAATAATTACTATTGAATGAATTAAAATATTAAATATTTAAATCTACTTAATACTTATTATTTGTTTATTTAAATAAGGAACACATTTTGCTCTTGTTTAATTATTATAAATTAAAGGAGAGCAAATGTTAATAAATGATAGGATTGTTCTTAGTTCTTTTACTAAGACAAATAACTTAAATGATAATAAAAAAGCTTCATTTGAAGAAGCCTTACAAGCTCAAAGTAAAGCAGCAAGTAATATAAATGATGAGCTAATTAATAAGTGTATATCAAATGCTGAAGATGATTTTGCTTGGATGCACTATGGAAATTGTTTATTTTTTCCCACAGAATGGCATACTCCTAGAAAAGATAAAGAATTAGATAGCGAGTATTTAAATAGAATTCCTAAAGAAGATGTAGGGGTAATGATGTTTTTAGAAGCTTGTGGGATAGTTGAGACTAAAAAACTAGAATCAGTTAAAAATAATTTAGATTATGAAGGTTTAAAAGTAGCAGAAGAAATCATAGAGAACTATCAAATCACACCTGATTTGGAGTTAAAAATAATTGAATTTGCTAAAAAATCATCAAAAGAATTTATGAATAAATTTGATTTACCATCAGGTAGCGTAGGGCTTGACCACCCTAAATTACAAGCTATTTTTAAAAAACATGGAATTTCAATGGATGAATTTGTAGATAAAGAAAAATTAATGCAACAAAGCTTTAAATTTGATTTTGATAAAGAAAAAGATAAATTATTAGATGAATTAATGAAAATTAGTGATAACTCTAAGGCAAGATTAGGAATTAGCTAATTCCTAGTTAGCTTTAATGATATAAAGTTAAAAATAACTTTTAATCTTAATTGATACTAAAAATTGTTTAATTAATATTATTACTTTAAATAACATAACTTTGTTACACTCCATTTTATTTATATTAACTTTTTAAGGACAAACATTGCAAAAAAAATATTTATTTAATCTTAACAATATTACAAAAGAAGCTTTAGCAGGGCTTGTAGTAGGCTTTGCGATAATTCCTGAAGCAATAGCTTTTAGTCTAATTGCAGGAGTTAATCCTAAGGTAGGAATATATGCTAGTATTTGCATACTTTTAGTAACTGCATTTGCGGGTGGAAGACCTGCTTTAATCTCGGCTGCAACGGGTGCAATGGCTTTGCTTATGATTGATTTAGTTAAAGGCTATGGGCTTGAATATTTAATGGTAGCGGGGATTTTAGCAGGGATTTTTCAAATTCTTTTTGGTGTTTTAAAAATAGCTAGATTTATGAGTTTTATCCCACGCTCGGTTATGGTTGGCTTTGTTAATGCTTTGGCGATTTTAATTTTTATGGCTCAACTTGATGAAATTTTTAAATCAAACTTACTTGGTTTAGTGATAATGTGCGTTGCTTTAGGCATAATCTATCTATTTCCATTACTTCCTAAAATCGGCAAAATTATTCCAAGCTCATTGGTAGCGATTATAATACTTACTATTATTAGTATAAATGCTGGATTTGATGTTAGAATGATTAAGGATTTAGGTGAATTGCCAAGTGAATTACCACATTTTTTAATACCTAATGTTCCATTAAATATACAAACTTTACAAATTATTTTACCTTATTCATTAAGCCTTGCAGTAGTTGGGATAATGGAAAGTCTTATGACTTCTAATGTATTAGATGAATTAACCGCTACAAAAAGCAATAAAAATCGTGAATGTATAGGGCAAGGTTTAGCAAATATTAGCACGGGATTTTTTGGTGGAATGGCAGGTTGTGGAATGATTGGTCAATCTATGATAAATGTAAAATCAGGTGCAAGGACTAGACTTTCTACATTTTTAGCAGGGGTATATTTATGCTTGATTATATTATTTTGTGCTGATTTTGTGAATTATATTCCTATGGGAGTATTAGTTGGTATTATGATAATGGTTTCTATAAGCACATTTGATTTTATATCTATTAGGCAATTAAAATCATTTC
This is a stretch of genomic DNA from Campylobacter sp. RM12651. It encodes these proteins:
- a CDS encoding SulP family inorganic anion transporter; protein product: MQKKYLFNLNNITKEALAGLVVGFAIIPEAIAFSLIAGVNPKVGIYASICILLVTAFAGGRPALISAATGAMALLMIDLVKGYGLEYLMVAGILAGIFQILFGVLKIARFMSFIPRSVMVGFVNALAILIFMAQLDEIFKSNLLGLVIMCVALGIIYLFPLLPKIGKIIPSSLVAIIILTIISINAGFDVRMIKDLGELPSELPHFLIPNVPLNIQTLQIILPYSLSLAVVGIMESLMTSNVLDELTATKSNKNRECIGQGLANISTGFFGGMAGCGMIGQSMINVKSGARTRLSTFLAGVYLCLIILFCADFVNYIPMGVLVGIMIMVSISTFDFISIRQLKSFPFSANAVMIATVIATILTHNLAIGVLIGVLLEALFFANKVSYFLNCKKTLNGDIRVYKFYGQIFFRSADKFYSEFDFNENCKNVLIDVSNAHFWDISAIYMLDKIKDRFQEKGALVTLKGVNFASSYMIKKFSVKDNID